The Leptolyngbya sp. CCY15150 genome contains a region encoding:
- a CDS encoding DUF4280 domain-containing protein: protein MQVCAGAKMQCSFGAAPSVLKTTPKGAPVIAEGAVTATIADHVPIDNIPSFGLCIAPTNPAVIAATAAAFGVPTPAPCIPVTTSPWTAGSSTILINGDIALNPSSTCLCAWLGVIMIADSGQGSVLIP from the coding sequence ATGCAAGTATGTGCTGGGGCTAAAATGCAGTGTAGCTTTGGTGCTGCACCATCGGTATTAAAAACCACGCCTAAAGGAGCACCTGTCATAGCTGAAGGTGCTGTAACAGCAACAATTGCTGATCATGTTCCCATAGACAATATTCCCTCCTTTGGTCTATGCATAGCTCCAACTAATCCAGCAGTTATTGCTGCAACAGCGGCAGCGTTCGGCGTTCCAACTCCTGCGCCTTGTATTCCTGTAACTACTTCTCCTTGGACAGCAGGTTCATCAACAATATTAATTAATGGAGACATTGCTCTTAATCCGTCTTCAACATGCTTGTGTGCTTGGTTAGGTGTAATCATGATTGCGGATTCTGGACAAGGTAGTGTTCTGATTCCTTAG